One genomic segment of Syngnathus typhle isolate RoL2023-S1 ecotype Sweden linkage group LG8, RoL_Styp_1.0, whole genome shotgun sequence includes these proteins:
- the ptpn20 gene encoding tyrosine-protein phosphatase non-receptor type 13, with product MSSTFVTLAEVLEARGGPLLEEEVWALLLATAACLVDASDKGQNNMCNIISPTSLLLSATGSLAFKNCGLSEEASTFTAPEMLQGRASSTKPAIERMLVYSLGMTLYWSVDFHLPQNQPVQLSDHLNSLLLSMCEDVSHRRQTISSILESCECRQKASNLPPSSDVIRQLVEEVFSEPMDHSSDSSLPLSGRSQMIRERLHGRRGPFADFSEGCPESRRYSTDSDSKSGCLPQRSWKHRPRSSPTPLYQSLERLPRGARHRDSTCSWLGRSPHHDVSPKTPGRSHSPSITFSESSISLSQRKAKALGPEFIRMADEQHIVLELPGSIVSRKGRLCSSQREVTVVLPSGQYVVVRCDTKSRARDVFDMVVAHANLVEHFYFGLAFLDDDEYFFLDHETKISKVAPDSWKKGQILSFLVFLRVQFFVDDIGFVLHRLTRHQYYLQIRKDILDDRMYCNEETGLFLAALALQAEFGDYMPELYGKSYYQPEHYVSKRMLEKLALPNVKDELPRLHARHAPMGPEEAETEYLKIAQQLPEYGVMFHRVGREKRPLIGELVLGVCAKGIIVCEMKNQVRSVTRRFLWRETDSISTGRRKLIIECGGPSGKKHSFITESSKIAQYLLNLCSAQHKFHSEMTSRQLNHSIMPDETMSVYADRNLNLKQISCSEGMLNHVGLAPGQPDPLSKSCEDLSAKLEARLRHRREMRREMSRELNKEPPETGELRDLKERPYWNTPESMPRMMSSVSLQKDSDTSSSIRVDTPTRSPPEREIICVSLKKDPKLGFGFVIVGEDNTGKLDLGIFIASIVPDGPADKDGRIRPGGRLISLNKTSLEGVTFSDAAAILQSSPEEVELIVSQPKRNMHLLNPDSLKDSKNSLCQSTLGLAFGSQTTLSGTEYRHAMDELEEAITLSSMATPKQNRKFHIPVVRIHDPQDMCSRSLSIVSLKTGERFIVELKKSGGSLGISVAGGINTSVRYGGIYIKSLVVGGAAEQDGRIQIGDRLLEVDGYNLRAVTHRHAVECLKRTEEVVNLLLEREPKVILEPRPDSPLSPSIHNASQTQPPRNEVSLGTTLSGRAKDYSFVTDENTHEVILKKNLSGLGFSFNISRLNSGQDRGSVVRIKRLFPGQPAHESGLLQEGDIILSVNKEPVKDLSYQRVLFLLRGASTEVHLLICRPGPGVLYDADDKTLSPAPTRDHRSRSLDIRLGDDYSQLLKFQFDVNILPAPAPALEEEFADTGEKNPEPPAVPRFFEGQEREVQGEQKPPSSPPAGSPPVPSSPTSPPTPISPASPASPTSPVSSPVCFRPAHQELQVTVEKAEEQQEVKTKAANEDGEEAVAANSTMIFDVFPKTTSNSAYASGVREEADGSVTYCLVGNGLTIMADEEYLTISSTLEPQPSFQSNQATQTPSSNLTSLTSQTQTTSSSFSQTSNTLCGPSQTMNTPSFPPTSVTPTHLSQTSNNPSVTLPSVTSQNPNTTMSPLNFSSDTLTTCALAHPSQPLTTQPSKSKQHSLQQGQQLPLQCKALPTNIKPATAGLPQNPSPPPPSPITTQIISSTPLCVNAPAPIFPPTIVPQPVQSHAQLREEPEQKEFKDEEDDEEDEEESRRKGFVKEFELTVLLTKSRSGSFGFTITRSKLDNCYYIQEILDNPAKADGRLRAGDRLITVNGHDVTNVADEVAMTILRSSPRRLSMTLGRAVTNLVVAPTCDSLPDIVLYKTASGQLGIKLTGGIGSKWQGIYCLEVVPGSPASEEGTVQPNDKILYICGRCTLGMTLDDAVKACEIAPRKVKLKILRDDQPVTPKAKWNGLFDWKKDRKFFARFEEPISPDKESPPEDVEAVSRTLSNFRCLSVAEQQDSCIMQVEFSKPEGGGLGFALVGGTNGSMLRVKEICSGGVAEQDGRLRVGDILLEVNGVIVSGLSHSKVVDILRKAEGTVQLTICRDILTYSESPAPPNMATGAEAVLAEQPAPVTTSDASSSPDAMTNKPVERPPEPISECVFNECGVLVTTPPPPPRHLTVVMDETPIIEESCDSTPSHQACCPSLNVTEMLHGASDRKHTVSKLLDRSCKGIRKPESDGWSSEEEDDNVFDADAHQNSSPQIVSEEELSSLALINLSGSSPYSGSRVKAIIQILQHQLDQQELVKEFMALEHLKPSDDCVVGKAPEHRDKNRYRDILPYDKTRVTLGENCDYINASHIRMQAGGEELSYISCQGPLPSTVAAFWQMIWESKSDVIAMMTQEVERGRVKCHKYWPEKPNEPLDMGKYHVHLVNQQFLEYFHIKVIHMVEAETSETHTVHHLKFTHWPDHGVPHYSEQLLRFICYLRSVHRQGPITVHCSAGIGRSGVLICTDIILSLVERDLPINVSNIVKEMRLQRHGMIQTKEQYLFCYKVWLEILQGILQLHGTKWQPESPQDHKIV from the exons ATGAGCAGCACATTCGTCACATTAGCGGAAGTACTGGAGGCCCGAGGGGGGCCTctgctggaggaggaggtgtgGGCCTTGCTGCTGGCCACTGCAGCGTGTTTAGTGGATGCTTCCGATAAAG GTCAAAACAATATGTGCAATATCATAAGCCCCACCTCCTTGCTGCTGTCAGCTACCGGTAGCTTAGCATTTAAGAACTGTGGCCTATCAGAGGAAGCGTCGACCTTCACTGCTCCAGAGATGCTGCAGGGCCGTGCCAGCTCAACCAAACCTGCCATAGAGAGA ATGCTAGTGTATTCTCTGGGTATGACTCTCTACTGGTCAGTTGATTTTCACCTACCTCAAAATCAG CCAGTCCAGTTGAGCGACCATCTCAACAGCCTCCTCCTCAGCATGTGTGAGGACGTGTCCCATCGCAGGCAAACTATCAGCTCCATCCTGGAATCCTGTGAGTGTCGTCAGAAAGCCTCAAACTTGCCACCATCTTCCGACGTCATCAGGCAGCTGGTGGAGGAGGTCTTCAGTGAACCC ATGGACCATAGCTCTGACAGCAGCTTGCCTCTGAGTGGGCGGAGCCAGATGATCAGAGAAAGGCTTCATG GAAGGCGAGGGCCATTTGCCGACTTCAGTGAAGGTTGTCCAGAAAGCAGAAGATACTCGACTGACTCAGACTCAAAATCGG GGTGTTTACCTCAGAGATCTTGGAAACATCGACCAAGAAGCTCACCCACACCTTTGTACCAGTCATTGGAAAG GCTCCCGCGAGGGGCTCGTCACAGGGACAGCACCTGCAGTTGGCTCGGCCGGAGCCCCCACCACGACGTTTCTCCTAAGACACCGGGCAGGTCTCACAGTCCTTCCATCACCTTCAGCGAGTCCTCCATCAGCCTGAGCCAGAGGAAAGCTAAG GCTTTAGGTCCAGAATTTATCCGAATGGCTGACGAACAGCATATTGTTCTTGAGCTTCCGGGATCTATTGTG TCCAGAAAGGGCCGCTTGTGTTCGTCTCAGAGAGAAGTGACGGTGGTGCTGCCGAGCGGACAGTACGTGGTGGTCCGTTGCGATACCAAGTCCCGTGCGAGAGATGTGTTTGACATGGTGGTTGCTCACGCTAACCTAGTGGAGCACTTCTACTTTGGTCTTGCCTTTCTTGACG atgatgaatatttttttctggaCCATGAAACCAAAATCTCCAAAGTTGCACCGGATAGTTGGAAAAAAGGGCAAATACTTTCCTTTTTGGTGTTCCTTCGAGTCCAATTTTTCGTGGATGATATCGGCTTTGTTTT GCACAGATTGACTCGCCACCAGTATTATTTGCAGATTCGGAAGGACATCTTAGATGATCGCATGTACTGCAACGAGGAGACTGGCTTGTTTCTGGCTGCCCTTGCCCTGCAGGCTGAATTCGGGGATTACATGCCAGAG TTGTATGGAAAGAGTTACTACCAGCCAGAGCACTATGTGTCAAAGAGAATGCTTGAGAAGCTGGCTTTGCCCAATGTGAAGGATGAGCTGCCAAGACTACATGCCAGGCATGCTCCGATGGGACCTGAAGAGGCTGAAACGGAGTATCTCAAA ATTGCCCAGCAACTACCAGAATACGGGGTTATGTTCCACCGCGTGGGCAGAGAAAAAAGGCCTTTGATTGGTGAATTGGTTTTAGGAGTCTGTGCCAAAGGAATCATTGTGTGCGAGATGAAGAATCAGGTCCGGAGCGTCACCAGACGCTTTCTGTGGAGGGAAACAGACTCCATTTCCACTGGG CGCCGCAAACTGATCATCGAATGTGGTGGACCAAGCGGTAAAAAGCACAGTTTCATAACGGAGAGCTCAAAAATAGCACAATACCTCCTCAACCTCTGCTCCGCACAGCACAAGTTTCACAGCGAGATGACATCACGACAACTCAACCACAGTATAATGCCAG ATGAAACCATGTCAGTCTATGCGGATCGTAACCTGAACCTGAAGCAGATCTCATGCTCTGAGGGCATGCTGAACCACGTGGGTTTAGCCCCGGGTCAACCAGATCCGCTGTCCAAATCTTGCGAAGACCTGAGCGCCAAGCTGGAGGCTCGACTCCGCCACCGGAGAGAGATGAGGCGGGAGATGAGCAGGGAGCTGAACAAGGAACCTCCGGAAACAGGAGAACTCAGGGATTTGAAAGAGCGTCCCTACTGGAA TACGCCAGAGTCAATGCCAAGAATGATGTCCAGTGTCTCACTGCAGAAAGACTCGGATACTTCTTCTTCTATACGag TTGACACACCCACTAGGTCTCCACCAGAAAGAGAAATCATCTGCGTCAGCCTCAAGAAGGATCCCAAACTTGGCTTTG GTTTTGTGATTGTCGGCGAGGACAATACAGGTAAACTCGACCTTGGTATTTTCATTGCTTCCATTGTACCAGATGGACCTGCGGACAAAGATGGACGGATTAGACCAG gtGGACGTCTAATTTCCCTTAATAAGACAAGTCTGGAAGGCGTGACATTCAGCGATGCAGCCGCCATCTTACAAAGTAGTCCTGAAGAAGTGGAGCTGATCGTGTCCCAGCCCAAACGTAACATGCACCTATTAAACCCAGAC TCTCTAAAAGACAGCAAGAACTCCCTTTGCCAGAGCACACTGGGCTTGGCATTTGGCTCTCAGACCACCTTAAGTGGCACCGAATATCGACACGCCATGGATGAATTAGAGGAGGCCATCACTCTGTCCAGCATGGCCACGCCCAAGCAAAACAGGAAGTTTCACATACCTGTGGTGCGAATACATGACCCACAG GACATGTGTTCTAGGTCTCTCTCTATCGTAAGTCTAAAAACTGGAGAAAGGTTTATAGTGGAGCTTAAGAAGAGCGGCGGGAGTCTTGGGATTAGTGTTGCT ggaggaatcAACACAAGTGTGAGGTATGGCGGCATCTACATCAAGAGCCTGGTAGTTGGAGGTGCTGCTGAGCAGGATGGACGCATTCAAATTG GTGACAGACTGCTGGAGGTTGACGGCTACAACCTGAGGGCCGTGACACACCGACATGCTGTCGAGTGCCTGAAGCGGACCGAGGAG GTGGTGAACCTGCTCCTGGAGCGGGAACCAAAAGTCATCTTGGAGCCCAGACCCGACTCGCCCCTCTCACCCTCCATCCACAACGCATCACAAACTCAGCCCCCCAGGAACGAGGTCTCCTTGGGAACAACCTTGAGTGGACGAGCCAAGGACTACAGCTTTGTGACTGATg AAAACACGCATGAAGTGATCCTGAAGAAAAATTTGTCAGGTCTAGGCTTCAGTTTTAACATTTCCCGACTCAACTCGGGGCAAGACCGTGGCAGCGTGGTCCGTATCAAGCGTCTCTTCCCGGGTCAGCCGGCCCATGAGAGTGGTCTCCTACAAGAAGGGGACATCATTCTGTCTGTCAACAAAGAACCTGTCAAGGACCTTTCCTACCAG AGGGTTTTGTTCCTGCTACGAGGAGCCTCCACTGAGGTTCATCTCCTGATCTGTCGACCCGGCCCAGGAGTGCTGTACGATGCTGATGACAAAACACTG AGTCCTGCACCCACCAGGGACCACCGATCCCGTTCTCTGGACATCCGTCTCGGGGACGACTACAGTCAGCTTCTTAAGTTTCAATTTGATGTCAACATACTACCTGCTCCAGCTCCCGCCCTCGAGGAGGAGTTTGCCGACACAGGGGAGAAAAATCCAGAGCCTCCAGCAGTTCCAAGATTCTTTGAAGGACAAGAGAGGGAGGTGCAAGGCGAACAGAAGCCTCCATCTTCACCACCGGCGGGGTCACCTCCCGTACCATCTTCTCCCACATCGCCTCCCACGCCAATCTCGCCGGCCTCACCCGCTTCTCCCACATCACCCGTCTCATCTCCAGTCTGCTTTCGACCAGCTCATCAAGAGTTGCAGGTGACTGTCGAGAAAGCAGAAGAACAACAGgaagtcaaaacaaaagccGCAAACGAGGATGGGGAGGAGGCCGTTGCTGCAAATTCAACCATGATATTTGACGTCTTCCCTAAGACCACTTCAAACTCCGCGTATGCCAG TGGTGTTCGAGAAGAGGCAGATGGAAGTGTGACCTACTGCCTTGTGGGAAACGGACTGACCATAATGGCGGATGAGGAGTATTTGACTATCAGTTCCACTCTGGAGCCTCAACCGAGTTTTCAGTCCAATCAGGCCACTCAAACGCCATCATCAAACCTCACAAGCCTAACCTCACAGACCCAGACGACTTCATCGAGTTTTTCTCAGACTTCCAACACTCTGTGTGGTCCATCACAGACCATGAACACTCCAAGTTTCCCTCCGACTTCTGTCACTCCAACTCATCTCTCTCAGACTTCTAACAATCCATCTGTTACGTTGCCTAGTGTCACCTCACAGAACCCAAATACTACCATGTCGCCTCTTAACTTCTCCTCCGACACCCTGACCACTTGTGCCCTGGCACACCCGTCTCAACCCCTCACGACACAGCCGTCCAAATCCAAGCAACACTCGCTGCAGCAGGGACAGCAGCTTCCACTGCAATGCAAAGCCCTCCCGACAAACATCAAGCCGGCGACTGCGGGGCTCCCTCAAAATCCTTCACCTCCGCCGCCAAGCCCCATCACGACCCAGATAATCTCATCAACGCCTCTTTGTGTCAACGCACCCGCTCCCATCTTTCCACCTACAATAGTACCTCAACCCGTCCAGAGTCATGCACAGCTGAGAGAAGAACCGGAGCAGAAAGAATTCAAAGATGAGGAGGACGAtgaagaggatgaagaagagaGTAGGCGAAAG GGATTTGTAAAAGAATTTGAGTTGACGGTCCTTTTGACCAAGTCCAGGAGTGGAAGCTTTGGCTTCACCATCACCCGAAGCAAGCTGGACAACTGCTACTACATCCAAGAAATACTGGACAACCCAGCAAAGGCAGATGGACGCCTCAGAGCTGGAGACCGACTTATCACG GTAAATGGGCACGATGTTACCAACGTGGCAGATGAAGTTGCCATGACAATTCTCAGGTCCTCTCCCAGGAGACTCAGTATGACCCTGGGCAGGGCTGTTACCAACCTGGTGGTAGCCCCTACTTGTGATAGCCTCCCTGATATTGTCCTCTACAAGACAGCTTCAGGACAGCTCG GCATTAAACTGACTGGTGGAATTGGAAGCAAATGGCAGGGCATTTATTGTCTTGAGGTGGTGCCAGGCTCCCCTGCCAGCGAGGAAGGCACCGTGCAACCCAACGACAAGATCCTCTACATCTGCGGCAGGTGCACTCTGGGAATGACCTTGGATGATGCTGTCAAAGCATGCGAGATCGCCCCACGTAAAGTCAAACTCAAAATCCTGAG AGATGACCAGCCAGTGACGCCCAAGGCCAAATGGAATG GTTTGTTTGATTGGAAAAAGGACAGGAAGTTCTTTGCTCGTTTTGAAGAGCCTATCTCTCCGGATAAAGAATCACCTCCGGAAGATG tTGAAGCTGTCAGTAGGACTCTTAGCAACTTCAGATGTCTGTCTGTGGCTGAACAGCAGGAT AGTTGCATTATGCAGGTAGAGTTTAGCAAACCAGAAGGAGGCGGTCTTGGTTTTGCTCTGGTTGGTGGGACTAATGGCAGCATGCTCAGGGTGAAAGAAATCTGTTCTGGTGGAGTAGCTGAGCAAGATGGCAGGTTAAGAGTTGGAGATATTCTTCTGGAG GTGAACGGTGTCATCGTGTCGGGGCTGAGCCACAGTAAGGTGGTGGATATTCTGCGGAAAGCAGAGGGCACCGTGCAGCTCACCATCTGCAGGGACATCCTAACCTATTCCGAATCACCCGCACCACCCAACATGGCCACGGGGGCCGAGGCTGTCCTAGCTGAGCAGCCAGCTCCAGTTACCACCTCAGATGCCTCTTCCTCACCTGACGCCATGACAAATAAGCCAGTGGAGCGCCCCCCTG AGCCAATTTCAGAGTGTGTCTTTAACGAGTGTGGTGTTTTAGTCACGacgccacctcctcctccacgACATCTGACTGTGGTAATGGATGAAACGCCAATTATTGAG GAGAGCTGTGACAGCACGCCTTCTCATCAAGCTTGCTGCCCATCACTGAATGTCACTGAAATGTTGCATGGAGCTTCGGACAG GAAACACACTGTGAGCAAACTGTTGGACCGGTCGTGCAAAGGCATCCGGAAACCAGAGTCCGATGGCTGGAGCAGCGAAGAGGAAGATGACAATGTGTTTGATGCAGATGCTCACCAAAACAGCTCACCACAGATAG TATCAGAGGAGGAACTGTCCAGTTTAGCCCTCATTAACCTATCTGGAAGCAGCCCGTATTCTGGCTCCAGGGTCAAAGCCATCATCCAGATTCTACAGCATCAATTAGACCAGCAGGAACTGGTCAAAGAATTCATG GCTCTGGAGCACCTAAAGCCTTCTGATGACTGTGTGGTGGGAAAAGCCCCTGAGCACAGAGACAAGAACCGCTACAGAGACATCTTGCCCT atgacaaaacccgcgtcaCCCTCGGGGAGAACTGCGACTACATCAACGCCAGCCACATCCGCATGCAAGCGGGAGGTGAGGAGCTTTCCTACATTTCCTGCCAAGGACCGCTACCCTCTACGGTGGCTGCCTTCTGGCAAATGATCTGGGAAAGCAAATCGGACGTGATTGCCATGATGACCCAAGAAGTGGAACGAGGACGGGTAAAATGTCACAAGTATTGGCCCGAGAAACCCAATGAGCCCCTGGACATGGGCAAGTATCACGTCCACCTGGTGAACCAACAGTTCTTGGAATATTTCCATATTAAGGTCATCCACATGGTGGAAGCAGAG ACATCCGAGACCCACACTGTCCATCACCTGAAATTTACGCACTGGCCCGATCACGGCGTTCCGCACTACTCGGAGCAACTGCTTCGCTTCATCTGCTACCTACGTTCGGTGCACCGCCAGGGGCCCATCACGGTCCACTGCAGCGCCGGCATCGGACGCTCGGGTGTCCTCATCTGCACCGATATTATCCTCAGCCTCGTTGAGAGGGATTTGCCT ATTAACGTGAGCAACATCGTAAAGGAGATGAGACTTCAGCGGCACGGCATGATTCAGACCAAG GAACAGTACCTCTTCTGCTACAAAGTTTGGTTGGAGATTTTACAGGGCATTTTACAGCTCCATGGCACCAAGTGGCAACCAGAAAGTCCCCAGGACCACAAAATAGTTTGA
- the mapk8a gene encoding mitogen-activated protein kinase 8 isoform X3 → MNKNKKDKEFYSIDVGDSTFTVLKRYQNLRPIGSGAQGIVCSAYDQVLEKNVAIKKLSRPFQNQTHAKRAFRELVLMKCVNHKNIIGLLNVFTPQKSLEEFQDVYLVMELMDANLCQVIQMELDHERLSYLLYQMLCGIKHLHAAGIIHRDLKPSNIVVKSDCTLKILDFGLARTAATGLLMTPYVVTRYYRAPEVILGMGYQANVDVWSVGCIVAEMIRGSVLFPGTDHIDQWNKVIEQLGTPSQDFLMKLNQSVRTYVENRPRYAGYTFEKLFPDVLFPADSDHNKLKASQARDLLSKMLVIDASKRISVDEALQHPYINVWYDPAEVEAPPPKVLDKQLDEREHTVEEWKGLIYKEVSDWEEWSKNGVIRGQPSPLAQVQQ, encoded by the exons atgaataaaaacaagaaagacaaagagttCTACAGCATCGACGTCGGAGACTCGACGTTCACGGTGTTAAAACGCTACCAGAACTTGAGACCCATCGGATCGGGCGCGCAGGGAATTGTATG CTCTGCTTACGATCAAGTCCTTGAGAAAAATGTAGCCATCAAGAAGCTGAGCAGACCCTTTCAGAACCAGACACATGCCAAGAGGGCGTTTAGAGAGCTTGTGCTCATGAAATGTGTCAATCACAAAAAC ATCATCGGTCTGTTAAATGTTTTTACACCCCAAAAATCATTAGAAGAATTTCAAGATGT TTACTTGGTAATGGAGCTGATGGACGCCAACCTGTGCCAGGTCATTCAGATGGAGCTGGACCACGAGAGACTGTCTTATCTCCTCTATCAGATGCTGTGCGGTATCAAACACCTCCATGCTGCCGGCATCATTCACAGG GATCTCAAGCCCAGCAACATTGTGGTGAAGTCAGACTGCACATTGAAGATTTTGGACTTCGGCCTGGCTCGAACAGCTGCTACGGGTCTCCTCATGACGCCTTACGTGGTGACGCGTTACTACAGAGCCCCCGAAGTCATCCTGGGCATGGGCTACCAAGCCAATG TGGATGTGTGGTCAGTGGGCTGCATAGTGGCTGAGATGATCAGGGGAAGTGTGTTGTTCCCCGGCACTGATC ACATTGACCAGTGGAACAAAGTCATCGAGCAGCTAGGCACTCCGTCTCAGGACTTTCTCATGAAACTGAACCAGTCAGTAAGAACGTACGTGGAAAACAGGCCACGCTACGCCGGATACACCTTTGAGAAACTCTTCCCGGATGTTCTTTTCCCGGCTGATTCCGATCACAACAAACTGAAAG cgaGCCAGGCGAGAGACCTTTTATCTAAGATGTTAGTGATCGATGCCTCTAAGCGCATATCTGTAGATGAGGCCCTGCAGCACCCCTACATCAACGTTTGGTACGACCCAGCTGAAGTGGAGGCG CCACCGCCCAAGGTCCTTGACAAACAGCTGGATGAGCGGGAGCATACTGTGGAGGAGTGGAAAG GGCTGATCTATAAGGAAGTGAGTGACTGGGAGGAGTGGTCAAAAAATGGAGTGATCCGAGGGCAGCCGTCTCCTCTAG CACAGGTGCAGCAGTGA
- the mapk8a gene encoding mitogen-activated protein kinase 8 isoform X2 yields the protein MNKNKKDKEFYSIDVGDSTFTVLKRYQNLRPIGSGAQGIVCSAYDQVLEKNVAIKKLSRPFQNQTHAKRAFRELVLMKCVNHKNIIGLLNVFTPQKSLEEFQDVYLVMELMDANLCQVIQMELDHERLSYLLYQMLCGIKHLHAAGIIHRDLKPSNIVVKSDCTLKILDFGLARTAATGLLMTPYVVTRYYRAPEVILGMGYQANVDIWSVGCILAEMVRHKILFPGRDYIDQWNKVIEQLGTPSQDFLMKLNQSVRTYVENRPRYAGYTFEKLFPDVLFPADSDHNKLKASQARDLLSKMLVIDASKRISVDEALQHPYINVWYDPAEVEAPPPKVLDKQLDEREHTVEEWKGLIYKEVSDWEEWSKNGVIRGQPSPLGAAVIDSPPQPSSSSSSSSSANDVSSMSTEPTDPSNDPTVTSETDSSLDSHTSLGALACCR from the exons atgaataaaaacaagaaagacaaagagttCTACAGCATCGACGTCGGAGACTCGACGTTCACGGTGTTAAAACGCTACCAGAACTTGAGACCCATCGGATCGGGCGCGCAGGGAATTGTATG CTCTGCTTACGATCAAGTCCTTGAGAAAAATGTAGCCATCAAGAAGCTGAGCAGACCCTTTCAGAACCAGACACATGCCAAGAGGGCGTTTAGAGAGCTTGTGCTCATGAAATGTGTCAATCACAAAAAC ATCATCGGTCTGTTAAATGTTTTTACACCCCAAAAATCATTAGAAGAATTTCAAGATGT TTACTTGGTAATGGAGCTGATGGACGCCAACCTGTGCCAGGTCATTCAGATGGAGCTGGACCACGAGAGACTGTCTTATCTCCTCTATCAGATGCTGTGCGGTATCAAACACCTCCATGCTGCCGGCATCATTCACAGG GATCTCAAGCCCAGCAACATTGTGGTGAAGTCAGACTGCACATTGAAGATTTTGGACTTCGGCCTGGCTCGAACAGCTGCTACGGGTCTCCTCATGACGCCTTACGTGGTGACGCGTTACTACAGAGCCCCCGAAGTCATCCTGGGCATGGGCTACCAAGCCAATG TGGACATTTGGTCTGTGGGCTGCATACTGGCTGAAATGGTTCGCCATAAAATCCTTTTCCCAGGACGGGATT ACATTGACCAGTGGAACAAAGTCATCGAGCAGCTAGGCACTCCGTCTCAGGACTTTCTCATGAAACTGAACCAGTCAGTAAGAACGTACGTGGAAAACAGGCCACGCTACGCCGGATACACCTTTGAGAAACTCTTCCCGGATGTTCTTTTCCCGGCTGATTCCGATCACAACAAACTGAAAG cgaGCCAGGCGAGAGACCTTTTATCTAAGATGTTAGTGATCGATGCCTCTAAGCGCATATCTGTAGATGAGGCCCTGCAGCACCCCTACATCAACGTTTGGTACGACCCAGCTGAAGTGGAGGCG CCACCGCCCAAGGTCCTTGACAAACAGCTGGATGAGCGGGAGCATACTGTGGAGGAGTGGAAAG GGCTGATCTATAAGGAAGTGAGTGACTGGGAGGAGTGGTCAAAAAATGGAGTGATCCGAGGGCAGCCGTCTCCTCTAG GTGCAGCAGTGATCGATAGCCCCCCTCAAccttcctcctcgtcctcctcctcctcatcagccAACGATGTCTCATCCATGTCCACGGAGCCCACCGACCCAAGCAACGACCCCACGGTGACCTCGGAAACAGACAGTAGTCTGGATAGCCACACTTCCCTTGGTGCTCTGGCGTGTTGCagataa
- the mapk8a gene encoding mitogen-activated protein kinase 8 isoform X1 gives MNKNKKDKEFYSIDVGDSTFTVLKRYQNLRPIGSGAQGIVCSAYDQVLEKNVAIKKLSRPFQNQTHAKRAFRELVLMKCVNHKNIIGLLNVFTPQKSLEEFQDVYLVMELMDANLCQVIQMELDHERLSYLLYQMLCGIKHLHAAGIIHRDLKPSNIVVKSDCTLKILDFGLARTAATGLLMTPYVVTRYYRAPEVILGMGYQANVDVWSVGCIVAEMIRGSVLFPGTDHIDQWNKVIEQLGTPSQDFLMKLNQSVRTYVENRPRYAGYTFEKLFPDVLFPADSDHNKLKASQARDLLSKMLVIDASKRISVDEALQHPYINVWYDPAEVEAPPPKVLDKQLDEREHTVEEWKGLIYKEVSDWEEWSKNGVIRGQPSPLGAAVIDSPPQPSSSSSSSSSANDVSSMSTEPTDPSNDPTVTSETDSSLDSHTSLGALACCR, from the exons atgaataaaaacaagaaagacaaagagttCTACAGCATCGACGTCGGAGACTCGACGTTCACGGTGTTAAAACGCTACCAGAACTTGAGACCCATCGGATCGGGCGCGCAGGGAATTGTATG CTCTGCTTACGATCAAGTCCTTGAGAAAAATGTAGCCATCAAGAAGCTGAGCAGACCCTTTCAGAACCAGACACATGCCAAGAGGGCGTTTAGAGAGCTTGTGCTCATGAAATGTGTCAATCACAAAAAC ATCATCGGTCTGTTAAATGTTTTTACACCCCAAAAATCATTAGAAGAATTTCAAGATGT TTACTTGGTAATGGAGCTGATGGACGCCAACCTGTGCCAGGTCATTCAGATGGAGCTGGACCACGAGAGACTGTCTTATCTCCTCTATCAGATGCTGTGCGGTATCAAACACCTCCATGCTGCCGGCATCATTCACAGG GATCTCAAGCCCAGCAACATTGTGGTGAAGTCAGACTGCACATTGAAGATTTTGGACTTCGGCCTGGCTCGAACAGCTGCTACGGGTCTCCTCATGACGCCTTACGTGGTGACGCGTTACTACAGAGCCCCCGAAGTCATCCTGGGCATGGGCTACCAAGCCAATG TGGATGTGTGGTCAGTGGGCTGCATAGTGGCTGAGATGATCAGGGGAAGTGTGTTGTTCCCCGGCACTGATC ACATTGACCAGTGGAACAAAGTCATCGAGCAGCTAGGCACTCCGTCTCAGGACTTTCTCATGAAACTGAACCAGTCAGTAAGAACGTACGTGGAAAACAGGCCACGCTACGCCGGATACACCTTTGAGAAACTCTTCCCGGATGTTCTTTTCCCGGCTGATTCCGATCACAACAAACTGAAAG cgaGCCAGGCGAGAGACCTTTTATCTAAGATGTTAGTGATCGATGCCTCTAAGCGCATATCTGTAGATGAGGCCCTGCAGCACCCCTACATCAACGTTTGGTACGACCCAGCTGAAGTGGAGGCG CCACCGCCCAAGGTCCTTGACAAACAGCTGGATGAGCGGGAGCATACTGTGGAGGAGTGGAAAG GGCTGATCTATAAGGAAGTGAGTGACTGGGAGGAGTGGTCAAAAAATGGAGTGATCCGAGGGCAGCCGTCTCCTCTAG GTGCAGCAGTGATCGATAGCCCCCCTCAAccttcctcctcgtcctcctcctcctcatcagccAACGATGTCTCATCCATGTCCACGGAGCCCACCGACCCAAGCAACGACCCCACGGTGACCTCGGAAACAGACAGTAGTCTGGATAGCCACACTTCCCTTGGTGCTCTGGCGTGTTGCagataa